One Ignavibacteriota bacterium DNA segment encodes these proteins:
- the ybeY gene encoding rRNA maturation RNase YbeY → MITIQVVNAHGSRRMPRTLLRDAVRAALEGEGVRSAVISIVGVNDGRCRRLNRTFLGHDYVTDVISFPLEDVPRLEGEIYINLDRARVQAGEYSVSTRHELARLAIHGTLHLTGFDDRTRAQAVRMHAREDAVLARLRRRRAKRGIA, encoded by the coding sequence ATGATCACCATCCAGGTGGTGAACGCCCACGGGAGCCGGAGGATGCCGCGCACGCTGCTCAGGGATGCCGTGCGGGCGGCGCTGGAGGGTGAAGGGGTGCGCAGTGCGGTCATCAGTATCGTCGGTGTCAACGACGGGCGTTGCAGACGCCTGAACAGGACGTTTCTGGGGCATGACTACGTGACCGACGTCATCAGTTTTCCGCTGGAAGATGTGCCGCGGTTGGAAGGGGAGATCTATATCAATCTGGACCGTGCCCGTGTGCAGGCAGGGGAGTACAGCGTCAGCACACGGCACGAACTCGCCCGCCTCGCAATTCACGGAACGCTCCACCTGACCGGGTTTGATGACCGGACGCGTGCCCAGGCCGTACGGATGCACGCGCGCGAGGATGCGGTTCTTGCGCGGCTCCGCCGCCGGCGGGCGAAGAGAGGAATTGCATGA
- a CDS encoding gamma carbonic anhydrase family protein: protein MHIITHHGVTPRIHPSVFVAAGACVIGEVEVGEDASIWFNSVLRGDINAVRIGARTNVQDGCILHVTAQYPVEIAEDVTLGHQAMIHGCRIGRGTLIGMNAVVLDDAQVGEQALVAAGSVVKEHFVVPDGMLVAGVPAKIIRPLTDDEKRALQDSADRYVRYARSYDRP from the coding sequence ATGCACATCATCACCCATCACGGCGTCACCCCGCGCATCCACCCGTCGGTGTTCGTGGCAGCGGGCGCCTGTGTGATCGGTGAGGTGGAGGTCGGCGAGGATGCCAGCATCTGGTTCAACAGTGTGTTGCGTGGTGACATCAACGCTGTCAGGATCGGCGCCCGGACGAATGTCCAGGACGGCTGCATCCTGCACGTGACGGCGCAGTATCCGGTGGAGATCGCGGAGGATGTGACCCTCGGCCATCAGGCCATGATCCACGGCTGCAGGATCGGCCGGGGAACCCTTATTGGCATGAACGCTGTTGTGCTTGACGATGCACAGGTGGGCGAACAGGCGCTCGTCGCAGCCGGGTCCGTCGTGAAGGAACATTTCGTTGTCCCGGATGGCATGCTCGTCGCGGGCGTGCCGGCGAAGATCATCCGGCCCCTGACGGATGATGAAAAGCGCGCCCTGCAGGATTCGGCTGACAGATACGTGCGGTATGCGCGGAGCTATGACCGGCCATGA
- a CDS encoding glycosyltransferase, which translates to MKDVGVRFSVIVPAVNEEKLIERMLRQFTPEIVSRYSVEIIVSDGGSTDRTLAIAGSYAHRVVRNEPYVKQTISMGRNAGAQAAQGEVFIFLNADTLLQDPDYFFRRIGEELPVKDIVALTSSVLVYPEEERRIDRWYHGFYNWFFYMMNQVGMGMGRGECHVIRRETFEALHGYASRIAAGEDYDMFRRLESQGRIKFLRDVVVYESPRRYRRYGYAYVTASWFLNFLSVFFLRRSILSEWKPIR; encoded by the coding sequence ATGAAGGATGTGGGTGTGCGGTTCAGTGTCATCGTCCCCGCGGTGAACGAGGAAAAGCTGATCGAGCGGATGCTCCGGCAATTCACTCCGGAGATCGTCTCCCGGTATTCTGTGGAGATCATCGTGAGCGATGGCGGGAGTACGGACCGGACCCTGGCGATCGCGGGCTCCTATGCCCACCGGGTGGTCCGGAATGAGCCGTACGTCAAACAGACCATCTCCATGGGGAGGAATGCGGGGGCACAGGCGGCGCAGGGGGAGGTCTTCATTTTCCTGAATGCCGACACGCTCCTGCAGGACCCCGACTATTTCTTCAGGAGGATCGGGGAGGAGCTTCCGGTGAAGGATATCGTCGCGCTGACGAGCAGTGTGCTCGTCTACCCTGAGGAGGAGCGGCGGATCGACCGGTGGTACCACGGATTCTACAACTGGTTCTTTTATATGATGAACCAGGTGGGTATGGGGATGGGGAGGGGGGAATGCCATGTGATCAGGAGAGAGACATTTGAAGCTCTTCATGGGTATGCATCCCGGATCGCAGCTGGCGAGGATTATGATATGTTCCGGCGGCTTGAGAGCCAGGGCCGGATCAAGTTCCTCCGTGACGTCGTCGTCTACGAATCACCCCGCAGATATCGCCGCTATGGCTACGCGTATGTGACCGCATCGTGGTTCCTCAATTTCCTCTCGGTATTCTTCCTCCGGAGGTCGATATTGAGCGAATGGAAGCCCATTCGCTGA
- a CDS encoding MBL fold metallo-hydrolase has protein sequence MKLRFWGVRGSIPSPGRDTVRYGGNTPCIEARLSDDHIVIFDAGTGLRGLGDALMATGASVNAYLAISHPHWDHIQGFPFFKPAFVAGNELTIIGAQTRNITLRQVIASQMDKVYFPIQLNELKAKIRFQPVREETVPVFGGTLTSQYLNHPAFALGFRLSYGGRSIVYMTDNEPFDREVARTAKNVDRNIVDLFMAQKGDPNQRVFDFARGADILIHDATYTPEEYLQHVGWGHSDYLFALKVASEAGVGKLVLFHHEQTRTDDRLDEIVLKCRKEITQRGYNFDCLAAAEGLELDW, from the coding sequence ATGAAACTCAGGTTCTGGGGTGTACGCGGGTCGATCCCTTCACCCGGCCGCGATACGGTCAGGTATGGAGGGAACACGCCGTGCATCGAGGCACGGCTTTCGGACGACCACATCGTGATCTTTGATGCGGGGACCGGTCTCCGGGGGCTCGGGGATGCGCTGATGGCGACGGGCGCATCGGTGAACGCCTATCTCGCGATCAGTCACCCGCACTGGGACCACATCCAGGGGTTCCCGTTCTTCAAGCCGGCGTTCGTGGCGGGGAACGAGTTGACGATCATCGGTGCGCAGACACGGAACATCACGCTGCGCCAGGTGATCGCATCGCAGATGGACAAGGTGTATTTCCCGATCCAGTTGAACGAACTGAAGGCGAAGATCCGCTTTCAGCCCGTGCGTGAGGAGACGGTGCCGGTGTTCGGGGGCACGCTGACCTCGCAGTACCTGAATCATCCGGCGTTCGCGCTCGGGTTCCGTCTGTCGTATGGCGGCAGATCGATCGTGTACATGACCGACAATGAACCGTTCGACCGCGAGGTTGCGCGCACCGCGAAGAATGTGGACCGGAACATTGTTGACCTGTTCATGGCGCAGAAAGGTGACCCGAACCAGCGCGTGTTCGACTTCGCGCGGGGTGCGGACATCCTGATCCATGATGCGACGTACACGCCGGAAGAATACCTGCAGCACGTGGGGTGGGGGCACTCGGACTACCTCTTCGCGCTGAAGGTCGCCTCCGAGGCCGGCGTCGGGAAACTCGTACTGTTCCATCACGAACAGACACGAACGGATGACCGGCTCGACGAGATCGTCCTGAAGTGCAGGAAAGAGATCACGCAGCGGGGATACAACTTCGACTGTCTTGCTGCGGCAGAAGGGTTGGAGTTGGACTGGTGA
- the eda gene encoding bifunctional 4-hydroxy-2-oxoglutarate aldolase/2-dehydro-3-deoxy-phosphogluconate aldolase — protein MHETIRTLGQYGIIPVVAIDNAADAVPLAQALQDGGLNCIEITFRTAAAADALAAIAKECPTMLAGAGTVLTVEQVKKAKANGAKFIVAPGLNRKVVEACIAEGMPVTPGVSTPSDVEAALELGLDVVKFFPAEAAGGVKFLNAISAPYRSVKFIPTGGIDENNLLSYLKLPRVLACGGSWMVKPELINAGKFDEIRSLTAKAVATMLGFEFWHLGVNCAAQAEASAAASLASASFSMAIRQGATSEFVGSGLEFLYTPGRGAHGHIAIKTNSIERAVAYFERRGVRTIPETRVEKDGKLHVIYLDMDLAGFSVHLIQP, from the coding sequence ATGCACGAGACCATTCGCACATTAGGGCAGTACGGGATCATCCCGGTTGTGGCCATTGACAATGCCGCCGATGCCGTGCCGCTTGCACAGGCGCTGCAGGACGGCGGTTTGAACTGCATCGAGATCACGTTCCGGACGGCCGCGGCGGCGGATGCGCTCGCTGCGATCGCGAAGGAATGTCCGACGATGCTTGCCGGTGCGGGAACGGTGCTGACTGTGGAGCAGGTGAAGAAGGCGAAAGCGAACGGCGCGAAGTTCATCGTTGCACCGGGCCTGAACCGCAAGGTCGTGGAGGCATGTATCGCTGAAGGGATGCCCGTTACCCCGGGGGTGTCCACGCCGTCAGATGTGGAAGCTGCTCTCGAATTGGGACTGGATGTGGTCAAATTCTTTCCCGCGGAGGCGGCGGGTGGTGTGAAGTTCCTGAATGCCATCAGCGCACCGTACCGGTCGGTGAAATTCATCCCCACCGGCGGGATCGACGAGAACAACCTGCTCTCGTATCTCAAACTGCCGCGCGTGCTGGCCTGCGGGGGCAGCTGGATGGTGAAACCCGAACTGATCAATGCCGGGAAGTTCGACGAGATCCGGTCGCTCACGGCGAAAGCTGTTGCGACCATGCTCGGGTTCGAATTCTGGCATCTCGGCGTGAACTGTGCGGCACAGGCGGAGGCCAGTGCTGCCGCATCCCTGGCCTCAGCGTCGTTCTCCATGGCGATCCGCCAGGGGGCGACCTCGGAGTTCGTGGGGAGCGGACTGGAATTCCTCTACACGCCGGGCCGCGGTGCGCACGGGCACATTGCGATCAAGACCAACTCCATCGAACGGGCCGTCGCGTACTTCGAGCGCCGGGGCGTGCGCACGATACCGGAGACGCGGGTGGAGAAGGACGGCAAGTTGCATGTGATCTACCTCGACATGGACCTCGCCGGGTTTTCCGTGCACCTCATCCAGCCGTAG
- a CDS encoding DUF1926 domain-containing protein — protein MDPLNFVYAIHNHQPVGNFDSVFEEAYAHAYRPFLDVLHRHPGVRSTQHWTGILLEWIEKHHPDCIELLRDLVQRGQVELLTGAYYEAILAVIPEKDRIGQILKLTDTIHRLFDVHPRGMWLAERVWEPHLVSSLVHADVEFVMLDDLHFRHAGVPADRLAGYYMTEELGAQLKVLPMDKTLRYTIPFRDTADTMDHLRTTAALHPGGLIVHADDGEKFGVWPRTYAHVYEEGWLERFYAALEAPDAPVKMMHAGEVIDATEPQGIVYLPTDSYVEMTLWALPSHDQVSFDRFEKRVVDADLIPGHEHHIRGGFWRNFLAKYPEANHMHKKMLRVSRRMASLDREHAVPGAVRDHVWAAQCNDPYWHGLFGGLYLPALRFNIYRNLVEAEHGLDALQKFNDIVVEETDFDGDGSNELVVETRVNDYCFKPSLGGCLVEWSYKPGRVNLLDVLSRREEGTHRRLREAGQGEGSRGGWDELLSKEPDLLSRLFFDWYRHASFLDHIFGTGVTLERFQHAGYEEWGDFVNQPYRSTVTTEGEHVVLTLQREGGIWRNGTRHGLCITKTFRISPPDGSMTCDYVLENREVAPVEFRFGVELVAGGMAGSAPDRYYLIDGKKPADGLLQSVGIEKDVAGFGVRDEWMGVKVAYTLDRNAELWRFPLETVSLSESGFERLYQGSVMVPSWNISLSGKDSGGGERWTMRITMSAEHR, from the coding sequence ATGGATCCCCTGAACTTTGTCTACGCGATACATAACCACCAGCCGGTCGGCAATTTCGATTCGGTGTTCGAGGAGGCGTACGCGCATGCCTATCGCCCGTTCCTCGATGTGTTACACCGGCATCCGGGGGTGAGATCGACCCAGCACTGGACGGGCATCCTGCTGGAATGGATCGAGAAGCATCATCCGGACTGCATCGAGCTGTTGCGGGACCTGGTGCAACGCGGGCAGGTCGAGCTTCTGACCGGGGCGTACTACGAAGCGATCCTCGCGGTGATCCCCGAGAAGGACCGCATCGGACAGATCCTCAAGCTCACGGACACCATCCACCGCCTGTTCGATGTGCATCCCCGCGGCATGTGGCTCGCGGAGAGGGTGTGGGAGCCGCATCTCGTCTCCTCGCTCGTCCATGCCGATGTCGAATTCGTCATGCTCGATGACCTTCATTTCCGTCATGCCGGAGTGCCGGCGGACCGGTTGGCCGGGTACTACATGACCGAGGAGCTGGGCGCGCAGCTGAAGGTGCTGCCGATGGACAAGACCCTCCGGTACACCATTCCGTTCCGGGATACCGCCGATACCATGGATCATCTCCGGACCACCGCTGCTCTTCATCCGGGCGGACTCATCGTTCATGCCGATGATGGCGAGAAGTTCGGTGTATGGCCACGCACCTATGCTCACGTCTACGAGGAAGGCTGGCTGGAGCGGTTCTATGCTGCGCTCGAGGCTCCAGACGCCCCCGTGAAGATGATGCATGCCGGGGAGGTGATCGATGCCACGGAGCCGCAGGGGATCGTGTACCTGCCCACGGACAGTTACGTGGAGATGACCCTGTGGGCCCTTCCATCCCATGATCAGGTGAGTTTTGACCGCTTTGAGAAGAGGGTGGTCGATGCCGACCTCATCCCCGGGCACGAACACCACATCCGGGGTGGATTCTGGAGGAATTTCCTTGCGAAATATCCCGAAGCGAATCACATGCACAAGAAGATGCTGAGGGTATCCCGGAGGATGGCTTCGCTCGATCGGGAGCACGCTGTTCCCGGAGCGGTTCGGGATCACGTCTGGGCGGCCCAGTGCAACGATCCCTACTGGCATGGCCTCTTCGGCGGGTTGTATCTCCCGGCCCTTCGCTTCAATATATATAGAAACCTCGTCGAGGCGGAACATGGTCTCGATGCCTTGCAGAAGTTCAACGACATCGTTGTGGAAGAAACGGACTTCGATGGAGATGGATCGAACGAACTTGTTGTAGAGACGCGAGTTAACGACTACTGCTTCAAGCCTTCTCTCGGCGGCTGTCTCGTGGAATGGAGCTACAAGCCGGGCAGGGTGAATCTGCTGGATGTGCTCAGCCGTCGTGAGGAAGGGACCCATAGGAGGCTGCGCGAGGCCGGTCAGGGAGAGGGTTCCCGGGGCGGGTGGGATGAACTGCTCTCGAAAGAGCCGGATCTCCTTTCGCGGCTCTTTTTTGACTGGTACAGGCATGCGAGTTTTCTGGACCACATTTTCGGTACGGGAGTGACCCTGGAGAGGTTCCAGCATGCAGGGTATGAAGAATGGGGCGATTTTGTGAATCAGCCCTACCGGAGCACGGTGACCACCGAAGGGGAGCATGTTGTGCTCACCCTTCAGCGGGAGGGTGGGATCTGGCGGAATGGGACCAGACACGGGTTGTGCATCACCAAAACATTCAGGATCAGTCCACCGGACGGGTCCATGACCTGTGACTACGTGCTGGAGAACCGCGAGGTGGCCCCAGTTGAGTTTCGATTCGGGGTTGAATTGGTCGCCGGGGGGATGGCAGGGAGTGCCCCAGACCGTTATTATCTCATCGATGGCAAGAAGCCGGCAGATGGCCTCCTCCAGAGTGTTGGCATCGAGAAGGATGTTGCGGGTTTCGGGGTGCGCGATGAATGGATGGGTGTGAAGGTAGCGTACACCCTCGACAGGAACGCTGAACTCTGGCGCTTCCCCCTGGAGACCGTTTCCCTGTCGGAATCGGGCTTTGAGCGGCTCTATCAGGGATCGGTCATGGTTCCATCGTGGAATATCTCCCTGTCCGGGAAGGACAGCGGAGGTGGGGAGCGCTGGACAATGCGGATCACGATGTCTGCGGAGCACCGATGA
- the lysS gene encoding lysine--tRNA ligase produces MTRRREELQELLQRGVNPYPYSFDRTALSGGIKSGFTDDAPPRDVAVAGRIMSLRRMGKASFCHIEDPEGRIQIYLKKDDLGEAYDTFRLMDIGDIIGVQGFVFKTRTGEVSIHARSFELLAKSLRPIPTPKEVVDEQGNKTVYDGFADKEMRYRQRYVDLIVNPDVRDVFIKRARIVSAVRRFLDGQGFLEVETPILQPQYGGAFARPFITHHNALDIELYLRIADELYLKRLIVGGFDGVYEISKDFRNEGMDKSHNPEFTMLEVYVPYRDYIWMMGMVESMMAEVARAVNGSLKVTIGGTEIDFTPPWKRLTMAGAIKTYTDVDITGMSEADLRATAKRLHVEVAPADGFGRIIDEIFSEKVEHHLIQPTFITDYPVEMSPLAKRHRSAPGLVERFEAICNGHEICNAFSELNDPLDQRARFEEQMKARARGEEEVQPLDEDFLRALEYGMPPTAGLGIGIDRITMLLTGQESIRDVILFPQMKPER; encoded by the coding sequence ATGACGCGCCGCCGCGAAGAATTGCAGGAATTGCTGCAGCGCGGCGTGAACCCGTATCCGTACTCGTTCGACCGCACGGCGTTGTCCGGCGGGATCAAGTCCGGATTCACGGATGACGCTCCGCCGCGCGATGTGGCCGTTGCCGGCCGCATCATGTCCCTCCGCAGGATGGGGAAGGCATCGTTCTGCCACATTGAAGATCCCGAGGGCCGTATCCAGATCTACCTCAAGAAGGACGATCTCGGGGAAGCGTATGATACCTTCCGGCTCATGGATATCGGCGATATCATCGGTGTGCAGGGGTTCGTGTTCAAGACGCGCACCGGCGAGGTGTCCATCCATGCGCGATCCTTCGAACTGCTTGCCAAGTCGCTGCGCCCCATCCCCACGCCGAAAGAAGTGGTGGATGAACAGGGGAACAAGACCGTCTACGACGGCTTCGCGGACAAGGAGATGCGGTACCGGCAGCGGTATGTGGACCTGATCGTGAACCCGGACGTCCGGGACGTGTTCATCAAGCGCGCACGCATCGTCTCCGCGGTGCGCCGGTTCCTGGACGGGCAGGGGTTCCTCGAGGTGGAGACCCCGATCTTGCAGCCGCAGTACGGCGGCGCGTTCGCGCGGCCCTTCATCACGCATCATAACGCGCTGGACATCGAACTGTACCTGCGCATCGCCGATGAGCTCTACCTGAAGCGCCTCATCGTGGGCGGGTTCGACGGGGTGTATGAGATCTCCAAGGACTTCCGGAACGAGGGGATGGACAAGTCGCACAACCCCGAATTCACGATGCTGGAAGTGTACGTCCCGTACCGGGATTATATCTGGATGATGGGCATGGTCGAGTCCATGATGGCCGAGGTGGCCCGCGCCGTGAACGGCTCGCTGAAGGTCACCATCGGCGGGACCGAGATCGATTTCACCCCTCCATGGAAGCGCCTCACGATGGCCGGGGCCATCAAGACGTATACCGACGTGGACATCACCGGGATGTCGGAAGCTGACCTGCGCGCAACGGCGAAGCGGCTCCATGTGGAGGTGGCTCCGGCGGATGGGTTCGGGCGGATCATCGATGAGATCTTCAGCGAGAAGGTGGAACACCACCTCATCCAGCCCACGTTCATCACCGACTATCCGGTCGAGATGTCGCCGCTGGCGAAGCGCCACCGGAGTGCGCCGGGGCTGGTGGAACGTTTTGAAGCCATCTGCAACGGACATGAGATCTGCAATGCGTTCAGCGAATTGAATGATCCGCTCGATCAGCGGGCACGGTTCGAGGAACAGATGAAGGCGCGTGCGCGCGGGGAAGAGGAGGTCCAGCCGCTGGATGAGGATTTCCTGCGCGCTCTGGAATACGGCATGCCTCCCACGGCGGGGCTCGGGATCGGCATTGACCGCATCACGATGCTCCTCACCGGACAGGAATCCATACGCGATGTGATCCTCTTCCCCCAGATGAAACCTGAGCGGTGA
- a CDS encoding DUF3108 domain-containing protein gives MKLTTRRGGWVLPVLFLFAGTPAMAQSPAHTDPPSHVLMEGEELTYNVRYAFLDLGQIRIKTIARERKPGMTTFSGIAYIDSYKNVPLVDLHAIFQSKIDSTVFSRGFTGKMKQDDVWDFSRYTFDYDRRMVAMEMGQKDTVIARRETLWVDGTCQDGLSLFFYARQHLFAGRDMNVPAIVTEKKVNTFIRFDKRRDDVEVDAVDYPIDVVGFEGNAEFVGIFGLTGGFDGWFSNDEARVPIVAHMKVILGSVTLELMSWKRPGWAPPRATN, from the coding sequence GTGAAGCTCACAACACGTCGGGGAGGCTGGGTCCTCCCCGTTCTGTTCCTGTTCGCTGGAACGCCGGCCATGGCCCAGTCGCCGGCACACACCGATCCTCCCTCGCACGTCCTCATGGAGGGCGAGGAACTCACGTACAACGTCCGCTACGCGTTCCTGGACCTCGGTCAGATCCGCATCAAGACGATCGCGCGAGAACGCAAGCCCGGGATGACGACGTTCTCGGGTATCGCGTACATCGACTCCTACAAGAATGTCCCTCTTGTCGATTTGCATGCGATCTTTCAGAGCAAGATCGATTCCACGGTCTTCTCCCGCGGGTTCACCGGGAAGATGAAACAGGACGATGTCTGGGACTTCTCCCGGTATACGTTCGACTATGATCGCCGGATGGTGGCGATGGAGATGGGGCAGAAGGACACGGTGATCGCCCGGCGTGAAACGTTGTGGGTCGATGGCACCTGTCAGGATGGTTTGTCGCTCTTCTTCTACGCGCGGCAGCATCTCTTCGCCGGGCGGGATATGAACGTGCCGGCGATCGTCACCGAGAAGAAAGTGAACACGTTCATCCGATTCGACAAGCGCCGGGACGATGTGGAGGTCGATGCGGTCGACTATCCCATCGATGTGGTGGGATTTGAAGGGAACGCGGAGTTCGTCGGGATCTTCGGCCTGACCGGGGGATTTGATGGATGGTTCTCCAATGACGAGGCACGCGTACCGATCGTCGCCCACATGAAGGTGATCCTCGGGAGCGTTACCCTCGAACTCATGTCGTGGAAGCGTCCCGGCTGGGCGCCGCCCCGTGCCACCAACTGA
- a CDS encoding S41 family peptidase — protein sequence MRKRFSLVTVGVLVVLSMLAGAQLNDLFSGDSLLPQVSKFSDVLSITYKYYVDDVDTQKLTESAVNGLLGQLDPHSVYIPASAMARVTEDFQGSFEGIGVEYQVLNDTLLVVAPIVGGPSEALGIMAGDKIVKINDSTAVGITQEGVQKRLRGPKGTKVTVSIVRSGLKDPLEFEITRDKIPIYTVDASFLVEPGVGYINVNRFAATTHEEFFTAVSNLRDQGVKRLILDLRSNAGGYLEQAFRMVDEFLPGGKKIVYTKGRRTEFDDEFLSTGSGKFQNLTVIILVNNGSASASEIVAGAVQDWDRGLIVGETSFGKGLVQRQFELKDGSAFRLTTARYYTPSGRLIQRPYGDDKAKYQREAFEREETEGENLEHVAEKDSTRPKYKTMGGRIVYGGGGITPDYIVKSDRLNSYTAQLRAKQVFFQIADRIMDRRGVEIRAAYGKDVERFVKDFVVDEATVGEIIALGVQKGVAENKESMEQDRRYIVGYTKAYMARAMWGNEGYARVMLQEDSQFKKAVSLLPEAEKIARTLTSLK from the coding sequence ATGCGCAAGCGCTTTTCGTTGGTGACGGTGGGTGTGTTGGTGGTCCTCAGCATGTTGGCCGGGGCCCAGTTGAACGATCTGTTCTCGGGAGACAGCCTCCTCCCGCAGGTCTCGAAGTTCTCCGACGTCCTCAGCATCACCTATAAGTACTATGTCGATGACGTCGACACGCAGAAGCTCACCGAGTCGGCGGTCAACGGGCTCCTCGGACAGCTCGACCCCCATTCCGTCTACATCCCGGCATCCGCGATGGCGAGGGTCACCGAGGATTTTCAGGGGAGCTTTGAGGGTATCGGCGTCGAGTATCAGGTGCTCAACGACACCTTGCTGGTGGTGGCGCCGATCGTTGGCGGGCCGAGCGAGGCACTCGGCATCATGGCTGGCGACAAGATCGTGAAGATCAATGACTCGACCGCGGTCGGGATCACGCAGGAAGGTGTGCAGAAGCGGCTGCGCGGGCCGAAGGGGACAAAGGTCACCGTATCGATCGTTCGATCCGGCCTGAAGGATCCGTTGGAGTTCGAGATCACGCGCGACAAGATCCCGATCTATACCGTGGACGCGTCCTTCCTGGTGGAGCCCGGCGTGGGGTACATCAATGTGAACCGTTTCGCTGCCACCACGCACGAGGAGTTCTTTACCGCAGTGTCCAACCTGCGCGATCAGGGAGTGAAGAGGCTGATCCTCGATCTCCGCAGCAATGCCGGCGGGTATCTGGAGCAGGCGTTCCGGATGGTGGATGAGTTCTTGCCGGGCGGGAAGAAGATCGTGTACACCAAGGGCCGCCGCACGGAGTTCGATGACGAGTTCCTGTCGACCGGGTCCGGGAAGTTCCAGAACCTCACTGTCATCATTCTTGTCAACAACGGCTCGGCCTCGGCGAGCGAGATCGTTGCCGGTGCTGTGCAGGATTGGGACCGCGGTCTGATCGTCGGGGAGACCTCCTTCGGGAAGGGTCTCGTGCAGCGCCAATTCGAATTGAAGGACGGTTCGGCGTTCCGCCTGACCACGGCCCGGTACTATACGCCCAGCGGGCGCCTGATCCAGCGGCCGTACGGTGATGACAAGGCGAAGTATCAGCGTGAGGCGTTCGAGCGTGAGGAGACCGAGGGGGAGAACCTCGAGCATGTGGCGGAGAAGGACTCGACGCGGCCGAAGTACAAGACCATGGGTGGACGCATCGTGTACGGCGGTGGTGGCATCACGCCGGACTACATCGTCAAGTCGGACCGCCTGAACAGTTACACCGCCCAGTTGCGTGCGAAGCAGGTGTTCTTCCAGATCGCCGACAGGATCATGGACCGCCGTGGGGTGGAGATCCGTGCGGCCTATGGCAAGGACGTCGAGAGGTTCGTGAAGGATTTCGTGGTGGACGAAGCGACGGTCGGCGAGATCATCGCGCTCGGTGTGCAGAAGGGTGTCGCGGAGAACAAGGAATCGATGGAGCAGGACCGGCGGTACATCGTGGGGTACACGAAGGCCTATATGGCGCGCGCGATGTGGGGGAACGAAGGGTATGCGCGCGTGATGCTGCAGGAGGATTCACAATTCAAGAAGGCCGTGTCGCTGCTGCCGGAGGCCGAAAAGATCGCCCGAACATTGACGAGTCTGAAGTAG
- a CDS encoding sugar kinase, which yields MPLTIKSAAETQFDLLALGECMIRLSPPGHQRIELTPVLEVYAGGGEYNVAYALSRYGLRTGWVSALVDNPLGHIIKNHARTSGMDISEVLWVPYDGVGRSDRVGLNFTEVGIGVRASVTLYDRGHTAVAHMKPGDVDWKRIFTQRGVRWFHTGGIYTALSDSCADAVLEAMKAAHEAGTIVSYDLNFRSKLWPSKKAIEVTKKLVPYIDVLIGNEEDFQKVLGFDVEGTDESLKSLPVEGYKKMVERVVKTYPHIKAVGTTLREVVSGLVNNWSAIMYYDGTFYSSRQYEHLEIEDRVGGGDGFCSGFVYGLLHGMTPQECIEMGAAHGALLQSTRGDTSMVTMEEIKHVMKGGSARIKR from the coding sequence ATGCCATTGACCATCAAGAGCGCTGCAGAAACCCAGTTCGACCTCCTCGCCCTCGGCGAATGCATGATCCGCCTGAGTCCGCCGGGACATCAGCGCATCGAACTGACACCGGTCCTGGAAGTGTATGCGGGCGGTGGGGAGTATAACGTCGCCTACGCGCTCTCACGGTACGGCCTGCGCACAGGATGGGTCTCGGCGCTCGTGGACAATCCGCTGGGGCACATCATCAAGAACCATGCACGCACCAGCGGCATGGACATCAGCGAGGTGCTGTGGGTGCCGTATGATGGGGTCGGGCGGTCAGACCGGGTGGGACTCAATTTCACCGAGGTTGGGATCGGTGTACGTGCGAGCGTCACGCTCTACGACCGCGGCCATACGGCGGTGGCGCATATGAAGCCGGGCGACGTGGACTGGAAGCGGATCTTCACGCAGCGCGGGGTGCGGTGGTTCCACACCGGGGGGATCTATACCGCGCTGAGCGACTCCTGTGCTGATGCCGTGCTGGAGGCGATGAAGGCTGCCCATGAGGCGGGAACGATCGTGAGTTACGATCTGAACTTCCGGAGCAAACTCTGGCCGAGCAAGAAGGCGATCGAGGTGACGAAGAAACTGGTGCCGTACATCGACGTGCTCATCGGCAATGAAGAGGACTTCCAGAAGGTCCTGGGCTTCGATGTGGAAGGAACGGACGAGAGTCTGAAGTCGCTCCCGGTCGAAGGCTACAAGAAGATGGTCGAACGCGTGGTGAAGACCTATCCGCACATCAAGGCGGTGGGGACGACCCTGCGCGAAGTGGTGTCGGGGCTCGTGAACAACTGGTCCGCGATCATGTATTATGATGGGACCTTCTACAGTTCGCGCCAGTATGAACATCTGGAGATCGAGGACCGGGTCGGGGGCGGGGACGGGTTTTGCTCCGGGTTCGTGTACGGTTTGTTGCACGGCATGACGCCGCAGGAGTGCATCGAGATGGGGGCTGCGCACGGTGCGTTGCTCCAGAGCACACGCGGCGACACGAGCATGGTGACGATGGAAGAGATCAAGCATGTGATGAAGGGTGGGAGCGCGCGGATCAAAAGATAA